A region of Beijerinckia sp. 28-YEA-48 DNA encodes the following proteins:
- a CDS encoding CusA/CzcA family heavy metal efflux RND transporter: MIARLIAWSTRNLILVLVGAAFAVAAGLYALRTLPLDAIPDLSDVQVIVYTDFPGQAPQVVEDQVTYPLTTSMLTVPKARVVRGFSFFGVSFVYVIFEEGVDPYWARSRVLEYLNAAAPRLPSGIVPTLGPDATGVGWVYQYAVIAKEMTLAELRSLQDWVVRFALSRAEGVAEVTSVGGFVKQYAIVVDPIRLRAQGLSLVALREAVRTSNQDVGGRTIELSEFEFMVRGRGYLKSVADIENIVLKSEAGVPLRLRDVARVEMAPDERRGITELNGEGEVASGIVLQRYGANALSVIGHVKARVAEIAPSLPAGAEIVPVYDRSQLIERAIDTLKRTLLEESAIVALVCVVFLLHLRSALVAILMLPVGILMAFAAMRALGIGSNIMSLGGIAIAIGAMIDAAIVMIENAHKHLERAPPDKSRVAILVEAASEVGPALFFSLLVITVSFLPIFTLEAEEGRLFGPLAYTKTFAMAAAALLSVTLVPALMVVFIRGKIVAEHRNPINRVLIALYRPLIRTVLRAKVLTIVVALMALGASVWPARQLGSEFMPTLDEGTLMYMPTTLPGLSVTKAAELLQTQNQIIRSFPEVVSVYGKAGRAQTATDPAPMEMFETIINLKPRAEWRAGLTLDALKAEMDQALQFPGVTNAWTQPIRARIDMLATGIRTPVGVKLFGTDLGQMEAISRQIESALKKVPGTSSAYAERFIGGYFLDIVPDRIALGRYGLSIADVQGAISMALGGETVTTMVEGRERYGVSIRYPRDLRSDPQAIARDVHVAIASGGSIPLGEVASIERRRGATSIRTENGELVIYLFVDIAGRDLGGYVQAAQEAVAQAVKLPPGYRIAWSGQYEYLERAEARLKLVVPLTLAIIFLLLYLNFGRLTETFIVLLSLPFALVGGVWFLWWLDFNMSIAVAVGFIALAGVAAETGVIMLIYLDHALKEVRNRCAVEGRAFTQADLHEAIMIGAVERVRPKVMTVIAIIAGLLPILWNTGTGSEVMQRIAVPMIGGMISSTALTLIVIPAIYGLVKSWRLAPSSDCSTTGC, encoded by the coding sequence GTGATCGCCCGCCTGATTGCCTGGTCGACGCGCAATCTAATTCTTGTCCTGGTCGGCGCGGCATTCGCGGTAGCGGCTGGGCTTTACGCGCTGAGAACTCTACCGCTCGATGCCATTCCCGATCTCTCCGATGTTCAGGTGATCGTCTATACGGACTTTCCCGGCCAGGCGCCGCAGGTGGTCGAAGATCAGGTAACTTATCCGCTGACCACTTCGATGTTGACGGTGCCGAAGGCGCGGGTTGTGCGTGGCTTCTCTTTCTTCGGCGTTTCCTTCGTCTATGTGATTTTCGAGGAGGGCGTCGATCCGTATTGGGCCCGCTCGCGGGTGCTTGAATATCTCAATGCCGCCGCGCCTCGGCTTCCGTCAGGCATCGTGCCGACGCTCGGTCCGGATGCGACGGGCGTCGGCTGGGTCTATCAATATGCGGTCATCGCGAAAGAGATGACCTTGGCTGAATTGCGGTCCCTGCAAGACTGGGTGGTGCGTTTCGCTTTGTCGCGCGCCGAAGGCGTGGCGGAAGTAACGAGCGTGGGTGGGTTCGTCAAACAATATGCGATCGTCGTCGACCCCATTCGTCTGCGAGCGCAGGGTCTTTCACTGGTAGCGCTGCGCGAAGCGGTGCGCACAAGCAATCAGGATGTCGGGGGCCGCACGATTGAGCTGTCCGAGTTCGAATTCATGGTGCGCGGCCGTGGTTATCTGAAATCCGTTGCCGATATCGAGAATATCGTTTTGAAGAGCGAAGCTGGCGTTCCGCTGCGGCTTCGTGACGTGGCGCGTGTGGAGATGGCTCCCGACGAGCGCCGCGGTATTACCGAGCTGAACGGCGAAGGGGAGGTGGCAAGCGGCATCGTGCTGCAGCGGTATGGCGCCAATGCGCTGAGTGTGATCGGGCATGTCAAGGCACGCGTGGCCGAGATCGCGCCGAGCCTGCCGGCGGGCGCAGAGATCGTGCCGGTCTATGACCGCTCGCAGCTCATAGAGCGGGCGATCGATACGTTGAAGAGAACATTGCTGGAAGAGAGTGCGATCGTCGCTCTGGTGTGCGTCGTTTTTCTACTGCATCTGCGCAGCGCGCTGGTAGCGATCCTGATGCTGCCGGTTGGCATTCTGATGGCCTTCGCGGCGATGCGGGCGCTCGGGATCGGTTCCAACATCATGAGTCTCGGTGGCATCGCCATCGCCATCGGCGCGATGATCGATGCCGCCATCGTGATGATTGAAAATGCCCATAAACATTTGGAACGCGCACCGCCAGACAAATCGCGCGTTGCGATCCTGGTCGAAGCGGCGAGCGAGGTCGGGCCGGCTTTGTTCTTCAGCCTGCTGGTCATCACGGTATCCTTCTTGCCGATCTTCACTTTGGAGGCGGAGGAAGGGCGATTGTTCGGCCCGCTTGCCTATACCAAGACCTTCGCCATGGCGGCGGCGGCGTTGCTGTCCGTGACGCTGGTGCCGGCGCTGATGGTTGTTTTTATTCGCGGCAAGATCGTCGCCGAGCACCGCAATCCAATCAACCGAGTGTTGATCGCACTCTATCGCCCACTCATTCGCACCGTGCTTCGTGCCAAAGTGCTGACCATCGTCGTGGCGCTGATGGCGCTTGGGGCTAGTGTCTGGCCAGCGCGCCAACTCGGCTCTGAATTCATGCCGACCTTGGACGAGGGCACGCTGATGTATATGCCGACCACTTTGCCTGGTCTCTCAGTGACCAAAGCGGCCGAATTGCTCCAGACACAGAACCAGATCATCCGTTCCTTTCCCGAGGTTGTCTCAGTGTACGGCAAAGCGGGGCGCGCCCAGACAGCCACCGATCCGGCCCCGATGGAGATGTTCGAGACCATCATCAATCTGAAGCCCCGGGCCGAATGGCGCGCCGGCCTGACGCTCGATGCTCTCAAGGCCGAGATGGATCAGGCCTTGCAATTCCCCGGCGTTACCAATGCGTGGACGCAGCCGATCCGCGCCCGCATCGATATGCTGGCTACGGGCATTCGCACGCCGGTCGGTGTCAAACTGTTTGGCACTGACCTTGGCCAGATGGAGGCGATTTCGCGCCAGATCGAAAGTGCTTTGAAGAAGGTGCCCGGCACGAGCAGCGCCTATGCCGAGCGCTTCATCGGCGGCTATTTCCTCGATATCGTGCCAGATCGCATCGCGTTGGGTCGCTACGGTCTGTCGATCGCCGATGTGCAAGGTGCGATCAGCATGGCTTTGGGCGGCGAGACCGTGACAACGATGGTCGAAGGCCGTGAACGTTATGGTGTGAGCATCCGCTATCCGCGCGACCTGCGTTCCGATCCGCAAGCGATTGCGCGAGACGTTCACGTCGCGATTGCATCGGGCGGGTCGATTCCTCTGGGAGAGGTCGCCTCCATCGAGCGCCGACGGGGTGCGACATCCATTAGAACCGAGAATGGGGAGCTGGTGATCTACCTTTTTGTCGACATCGCCGGCCGCGACCTCGGCGGCTATGTCCAGGCGGCGCAGGAAGCGGTCGCACAGGCGGTGAAGCTGCCGCCGGGTTACCGCATCGCCTGGAGCGGCCAATACGAATATCTCGAACGGGCGGAGGCACGATTGAAATTGGTGGTGCCGCTGACCTTGGCGATCATTTTCCTGCTGCTCTATTTGAATTTCGGCCGTCTGACCGAAACATTCATCGTTCTGCTGTCGCTGCCTTTCGCCTTGGTCGGTGGCGTTTGGTTCCTTTGGTGGCTGGATTTCAACATGTCGATTGCCGTTGCCGTAGGCTTCATCGCTCTTGCCGGCGTCGCCGCTGAAACCGGCGTGATCATGCTGATCTATCTCGATCATGCGTTGAAGGAGGTGCGAAACCGCTGTGCTGTAGAGGGGCGGGCCTTCACGCAGGCCGACCTGCACGAGGCCATCATGATCGGTGCGGTCGAGCGTGTCAGGCCCAAGGTGATGACGGTTATTGCCATCATCGCCGGCCTGCTGCCTATTTTGTGGAATACCGGCACGGGATCGGAGGTGATGCAGCGCATTGCCGTGCCGATGATCGGCGGCATGATTTCCTCAACCGCGCTGACGTTGATTGTCATCCCGGCCATATACGGATTGGTCAAGAGTTGGCGGTTGGCACCTTCATCAGATTGCTCGACTACGGGCTGTTGA
- a CDS encoding cyclopropane-fatty-acyl-phospholipid synthase family protein → MNTLLQRTLERVIRNGNLLVTDPEGKVNRFGDGSGPPAHIVIHNSRAEWAITRDPMLAFPESYMSGEVDFLEGDVLRLLSVVYNNIGLSIHGNVLTRIIEGTRNLFKRLQQINTAVRAKENVHRHYDLSGELYKLFLDEDMQYSCAYFERPDMTLEEAQLAKKRHIAAKLLIKPGQRVLDIGSGWGGLGLHLARHCEADVLGITLSTEQHAVAVERARVAGVDKHVRFELTDYRDLTEPFDRIVSVGMFEHVGVNHFHTFFEQCAKLLKKDGVMVLHSIGRNGPPIATGAFIRKYIFPGGYIPSMSEVLPAIEKAGLMVNDIEILRFHYAETLKAWQERFQAHRDRAKEIYDERFCRMWEFYLASSEAAFRWQELMVFQIQLTHRNDVVPLTRGYIDQFSASRPAIPSRAPASVNSP, encoded by the coding sequence ATGAACACTCTATTGCAGCGCACCCTTGAACGCGTGATACGCAACGGAAACCTTCTCGTCACCGATCCCGAGGGCAAGGTGAACCGATTTGGCGATGGCAGCGGTCCACCCGCGCATATTGTCATTCACAACAGCCGCGCCGAATGGGCGATCACCCGCGACCCCATGCTCGCCTTCCCTGAGTCCTATATGAGCGGCGAGGTCGACTTCCTTGAAGGCGACGTGCTGCGGCTGCTGTCGGTCGTCTACAACAACATCGGCCTCAGCATCCACGGCAACGTGTTGACCCGCATCATCGAGGGAACGCGGAATCTTTTCAAACGCTTGCAGCAGATCAACACGGCCGTCCGGGCGAAGGAGAACGTGCACCGGCACTACGATCTCTCCGGCGAACTGTACAAATTGTTCCTCGACGAGGACATGCAATATTCCTGCGCCTATTTCGAGCGCCCCGACATGACGCTGGAAGAAGCCCAGCTCGCCAAGAAGCGCCATATCGCGGCAAAGCTCCTGATCAAGCCTGGCCAGCGCGTCCTCGATATCGGTTCAGGCTGGGGTGGCCTCGGCTTGCATCTGGCGCGGCATTGCGAGGCCGATGTGCTCGGCATCACCTTGTCGACGGAGCAGCATGCGGTGGCGGTGGAGCGGGCACGTGTCGCCGGCGTCGACAAGCACGTCCGCTTCGAGCTTACAGACTATCGCGACCTGACCGAGCCTTTCGATCGCATCGTTTCGGTCGGCATGTTCGAACATGTTGGCGTCAACCACTTCCACACCTTCTTCGAGCAATGCGCGAAGCTCTTGAAGAAGGACGGCGTCATGGTGCTGCACTCGATCGGCCGCAACGGGCCGCCCATCGCCACTGGCGCTTTCATTCGCAAATATATCTTCCCGGGCGGCTATATTCCCTCGATGTCCGAAGTCTTGCCGGCGATCGAGAAGGCCGGGCTGATGGTCAATGACATCGAGATCCTGCGCTTCCATTATGCCGAGACGCTGAAGGCCTGGCAGGAACGGTTCCAGGCGCATCGCGACCGCGCCAAGGAAATCTACGACGAACGCTTCTGCCGGATGTGGGAATTCTACCTCGCCTCCTCGGAAGCTGCCTTCCGCTGGCAAGAGCTGATGGTGTTCCAGATTCAGCTCACCCATCGTAACGATGTCGTGCCGCTGACACGCGGCTATATCGACCAATTCTCTGCCAGCCGGCCGGCTATTCCCTCGCGCGCGCCCGCGTCGGTCAACAGCCCGTAG
- a CDS encoding amidohydrolase: MCLACNPGQLAVLRSAASRRGFLKYMSVATASAFVASAVEPVMAQPASGPADVIFRGGPVLTINSQAPRAEALAIRGNKIIAVGKLDDVQSFSGPKTRVVDLKGRTLMPGLIDPHMHFVFTIFEDWIDVSPITTPDYATVLTKLRDGVAKAKDGEWVRAQQFDSSITRDAHIPTLAELDQISPKNPFFMQESNGHIAYANSLAFKAVGVTRDTPNPSGARFVRDSNGNLTGRLEEMAAQELFIKAMPAPSAAEMVGRTRNLINRCASVGCTMVHDNGIGLMAGMQDLALLDAVAGNANSPLRYRGMLVSTLMDEWEKQGIKPGRGNEFFRVDGIKAWADGSNQAQTGYQRENYLGTNARGALNYSLEQVTEVIRRSHAGGWQVGVHANGDAAIDMVIDAYEAVLGPNPNTDLRHRIEHCSVLHPEQMVRMKKLGLSPSFLTGHIRWWGKAFRDRLLGPERARFYDPCASALAAGLKISFHSDWNVTPIEPLRCVEDAVTRVMNEGGDVFFPNERIPVEAALRGVTIDAAWQCHMDDKIGTLETGKLADLAILEQDPTAAQVQISKIKVSETWMDGVQRYGA; this comes from the coding sequence ATGTGCTTGGCTTGTAACCCCGGCCAATTAGCCGTTCTCCGCAGCGCCGCATCGCGCCGCGGTTTTCTCAAGTATATGAGCGTTGCCACCGCATCGGCCTTCGTCGCTTCGGCGGTGGAGCCGGTCATGGCCCAACCGGCTTCGGGGCCTGCTGACGTTATTTTCCGCGGTGGCCCGGTTCTCACCATCAACAGCCAGGCGCCGCGCGCCGAGGCTCTTGCCATCCGTGGCAACAAGATTATCGCCGTCGGTAAATTGGACGATGTGCAATCCTTCAGCGGCCCCAAGACGCGTGTGGTCGATCTGAAAGGGCGCACCTTGATGCCGGGGTTGATCGATCCGCACATGCATTTCGTCTTCACCATTTTCGAAGACTGGATCGACGTCAGCCCGATCACGACGCCGGATTACGCGACGGTGTTGACGAAACTCAGAGATGGTGTGGCCAAAGCCAAGGACGGCGAATGGGTCCGCGCCCAGCAGTTCGACTCCAGCATCACCCGTGACGCCCACATCCCGACATTGGCTGAGCTTGACCAGATTTCACCGAAGAATCCGTTCTTCATGCAGGAGAGCAACGGCCATATCGCTTACGCCAACAGCCTCGCCTTCAAAGCCGTCGGCGTTACACGTGACACGCCCAATCCGTCGGGAGCGCGTTTCGTTCGCGATTCGAACGGGAACCTGACCGGGCGCCTCGAGGAGATGGCCGCCCAAGAATTATTCATCAAGGCCATGCCGGCGCCGAGCGCGGCCGAGATGGTCGGACGGACGCGGAACTTGATCAACCGCTGCGCCTCGGTCGGTTGCACGATGGTGCACGACAACGGCATCGGCTTGATGGCTGGCATGCAGGACCTGGCGCTGCTCGACGCCGTGGCCGGCAATGCGAATTCGCCGCTGCGCTACCGGGGCATGCTGGTTTCGACGTTGATGGACGAATGGGAGAAGCAGGGCATCAAGCCGGGACGCGGCAATGAGTTCTTCCGTGTCGACGGTATCAAGGCCTGGGCCGACGGTTCGAACCAGGCGCAGACCGGCTATCAGCGCGAGAACTATCTCGGGACCAACGCGCGCGGCGCGTTGAATTACAGTCTTGAGCAGGTAACCGAAGTGATCCGCAGGTCGCACGCCGGCGGCTGGCAGGTCGGTGTGCATGCCAATGGCGACGCGGCGATCGATATGGTCATCGATGCCTATGAGGCTGTGCTCGGACCCAATCCGAACACCGATCTGCGCCATCGCATCGAGCATTGCAGCGTCCTCCATCCAGAACAGATGGTGCGGATGAAGAAGCTTGGTCTGTCGCCGTCCTTCCTGACGGGGCATATTCGCTGGTGGGGCAAGGCGTTCCGCGACCGGCTGCTGGGGCCGGAGCGGGCGCGCTTCTATGATCCCTGCGCTTCGGCTCTCGCGGCTGGTCTCAAGATTTCATTCCATTCGGACTGGAACGTGACGCCGATCGAACCGCTGCGTTGTGTCGAGGATGCGGTGACGCGTGTAATGAACGAGGGCGGCGACGTCTTCTTCCCCAACGAGCGCATTCCCGTCGAAGCGGCGCTGCGCGGAGTCACGATCGACGCCGCCTGGCAGTGCCATATGGACGACAAGATCGGCACGCTCGAAACAGGCAAACTGGCGGATCTGGCCATTCTCGAACAGGACCCGACCGCTGCCCAGGTGCAGATCAGCAAGATCAAGGTCAGCGAGACCTGGATGGATGGCGTGCAGCGCTACGGCGCTTAA
- a CDS encoding helix-turn-helix domain-containing protein — MAADEISLSTDMVEPSLRTDMCREISRPFFEATPYPGEARTPLEVSIRSRAIGALLIGPTTFSQQQYRRDRRTILQGGLDQYFLQLFVSGALEGDCNGRAISVEPGDICVFDLAHPFETQVRTGSTLSMVLPRALIDKATNGRNLHGLVLKADTPLTRFLADFIVTFSKLTDQDSADALAIEEAVTTLVATSLAQHAPTSHDPALAHILRHRLLNFIDANLSDPELSPALLMQRFQVSRAHLYRMFATEGGVATIIREKRLDAAFRELSLPGSRVQSISEIAHTFGFSSSTQFHRAFRARFAVTPNQARGQLPSGQSDPRLASVQNHFGAYARHLVVGRSDKPPADEG; from the coding sequence ATGGCAGCGGATGAAATCTCTCTTTCGACCGATATGGTCGAACCATCCCTGCGCACCGACATGTGCCGTGAAATCTCGCGGCCTTTCTTCGAAGCGACGCCCTACCCTGGCGAAGCCCGAACACCTCTCGAAGTTTCGATCCGCTCACGCGCCATCGGCGCGCTCCTGATTGGCCCCACCACGTTCAGCCAGCAACAATATCGCCGCGACCGGCGCACCATCCTGCAAGGCGGACTGGATCAGTATTTCCTACAATTGTTCGTTTCCGGCGCGCTTGAAGGCGATTGCAACGGCCGTGCCATATCTGTCGAGCCCGGAGACATTTGCGTCTTCGACCTCGCCCATCCTTTTGAGACACAGGTGCGAACCGGCTCCACCCTATCGATGGTGTTGCCACGAGCCCTGATCGACAAAGCCACCAACGGGCGCAATCTGCATGGACTGGTGCTGAAGGCGGACACGCCGTTGACGCGCTTCCTCGCCGACTTCATCGTCACCTTCTCCAAGCTGACGGATCAGGACAGCGCCGATGCGTTGGCCATCGAGGAAGCGGTAACGACGCTGGTCGCAACAAGCCTGGCCCAGCATGCCCCCACTTCGCACGACCCGGCGCTGGCCCATATTCTACGTCACCGTCTACTCAATTTCATCGACGCCAATCTGTCCGATCCAGAACTCAGCCCGGCGTTGCTCATGCAGCGTTTCCAAGTGTCGCGCGCTCATCTCTATCGGATGTTCGCAACCGAAGGCGGTGTCGCGACGATCATTCGCGAAAAGCGCCTCGATGCAGCCTTCCGCGAATTGTCCCTGCCCGGCAGCCGCGTCCAGTCGATCTCGGAAATTGCCCATACGTTCGGCTTCTCCAGCAGCACGCAATTCCACCGCGCCTTCCGCGCCCGTTTTGCCGTGACGCCGAACCAGGCGCGTGGCCAACTACCGTCGGGGCAGAGCGATCCGCGACTGGCCTCCGTGCAAAATCACTTCGGCGCCTATGCACGACATCTGGTCGTCGGCCGCTCCGACAAACCACCGGCTGACGAAGGCTGA
- a CDS encoding helix-turn-helix domain-containing protein, which produces MATDEVILSTNMVEPGLRTELCREMSRPFFEATPLAGRPAPLELSIRSQMIDRVMVADSLHGQQQYYRDRRRILKSGLDQYFLRLFRTGTHEGACEDRMMSAGPGDIILFDLARPFEGRVDQGSMLSLLLPRAPIDRATRGRDLHGLILKAGAPMTQFLTDFMVSFSALAAETADTSSQAIEEAATTLIGTCFVQEAPKAHDPALAHVLRHRLLRFIDANLSSPKLGPALLMHRFQVSRAHLYRMFAAEGGVATIIREKRLDAAFHTLSTPQSGSRSITQIADGLGFSSSTQFHRAFRARFSLTPNQARRERLSALANQRLTHCRAFSANTRAISLSGAPWAAHLIHQAI; this is translated from the coding sequence ATGGCGACCGACGAAGTCATCCTTTCGACCAACATGGTCGAGCCTGGCTTGCGCACCGAGCTTTGCCGCGAAATGTCACGCCCCTTTTTCGAGGCGACGCCGCTCGCCGGTAGACCTGCTCCTCTCGAACTCTCCATCCGCTCGCAGATGATCGACAGGGTGATGGTTGCCGACAGTCTCCATGGCCAACAGCAATATTATCGGGACCGTCGCCGCATCCTGAAAAGCGGACTGGACCAGTATTTCCTGCGCCTGTTCCGCACGGGCACGCATGAGGGCGCTTGTGAGGACCGCATGATGTCGGCTGGCCCGGGCGACATCATACTCTTCGATCTCGCTCGCCCCTTCGAAGGCCGTGTCGATCAAGGCTCGATGCTGTCCTTGCTTCTCCCACGCGCGCCGATCGACAGAGCAACCCGCGGACGCGATCTGCACGGGCTGATCCTCAAAGCCGGCGCGCCGATGACGCAATTTCTAACTGATTTCATGGTGAGTTTCTCCGCGCTTGCGGCGGAAACAGCAGATACCAGCTCACAAGCCATCGAAGAGGCTGCGACGACCTTGATCGGCACCTGTTTCGTTCAAGAAGCGCCCAAGGCACATGATCCTGCGTTAGCGCATGTTCTGCGCCACCGTCTGCTCCGCTTCATTGATGCCAATCTCTCCTCGCCCAAGCTTGGTCCGGCGTTATTGATGCATCGATTTCAAGTCTCACGGGCTCACCTCTACCGGATGTTCGCGGCGGAAGGTGGCGTTGCCACGATCATCCGTGAAAAGCGGCTTGACGCCGCCTTCCACACCCTGTCCACGCCGCAGAGCGGCAGCCGTTCGATCACCCAGATCGCCGATGGCCTTGGCTTTTCCAGCAGCACGCAATTCCATCGCGCCTTTCGCGCGCGCTTCTCGCTGACACCGAACCAGGCGCGCCGCGAACGCCTCTCCGCCCTGGCCAATCAGCGACTGACCCACTGCAGGGCCTTTTCGGCCAATACACGCGCCATCTCGCTTTCGGGAGCTCCCTGGGCAGCTCACTTGATCCATCAAGCAATTTAG
- a CDS encoding carbonic anhydrase has product MCDYCSSNGSNDRSNLSRRHLLWGGAALATAALTPFQAASAQTATPQNAISPDEALKRIMDGNARYAANTSSNQDYSAGRAARATAQYPIAAILSCADSRVAPELAFDQAPGDLFVVRLAGNFVNDDGLASLEYAVKILNVPLIMVLGHSNCGAVDAAIKVLNDRVTLPGHLQQLVRDIKPAVEAAQKQKPANLLAASITQNVRNGVRRLETAKPILSEFVQAKKVKVVGAHYDLATGKIALV; this is encoded by the coding sequence ATGTGCGACTATTGTTCTTCTAACGGGTCAAACGACCGATCAAACTTGTCCCGCCGACATCTTCTTTGGGGCGGTGCGGCACTCGCCACCGCTGCGTTGACGCCATTTCAAGCAGCTTCGGCGCAGACGGCGACACCGCAGAATGCCATTTCGCCAGACGAGGCGTTGAAGCGCATCATGGACGGCAATGCGCGCTACGCCGCCAATACCTCCTCCAATCAAGATTACTCGGCCGGCCGCGCCGCGCGCGCCACGGCGCAATATCCCATCGCCGCCATCTTGAGCTGCGCCGACTCGCGCGTTGCCCCCGAACTCGCCTTCGACCAGGCGCCCGGTGATCTTTTCGTTGTTCGCCTCGCTGGCAATTTCGTCAACGACGATGGTCTCGCCAGTCTCGAATATGCGGTGAAGATCCTCAACGTGCCGCTGATCATGGTGCTCGGTCATTCCAACTGCGGCGCCGTCGATGCCGCCATCAAGGTACTCAACGATCGCGTCACCCTGCCCGGCCATTTGCAGCAGCTGGTGCGCGACATCAAGCCAGCCGTCGAAGCCGCGCAGAAGCAGAAGCCGGCCAATCTGCTCGCCGCGTCGATCACCCAGAACGTTCGCAACGGCGTGCGCCGCCTCGAAACCGCCAAGCCGATCCTCAGCGAGTTCGTTCAGGCCAAGAAGGTGAAAGTGGTTGGCGCACACTACGATCTAGCGACGGGCAAGATCGCTCTCGTCTGA
- a CDS encoding efflux RND transporter periplasmic adaptor subunit: MNFFHLSRALVAAFALVLATATGRADIKDYEFRLLEDGFQPGDAVVAVRLIDKRSGQPVSGAEIVARRMDMEPDGMAEMTTSLDILPVSEPGLYRFKTNLTMGGRWRLSLTANVPGESGVLQSSLVVKAVSAPVPAQGKGRLLYYRNPMGLPDTSPVPKKDSMGMDYLPVYEGEDGDGTTIKLSPGRVQRSGVRSELVSRQAMTRTIRVPGVVQLDERLISVVALRADAFIQEVAPVTTGDRVSKGARLARIYSPDISAASAQFVTELSAATRGALEGGARQRLENLGVPSAIVAEIERTRKVPSTLNWTAPRDGIVLERNIVDGMKVVAGSTLFRLADLSTVWVVADVPEGDLAAIGVGTSASVQLRGRPESRFTGRIGLIYPQVAEATRTVKVRIELANPEGLLLPNMFAEVDIRSGDAAPVLVVPDSAVIDSGTRRVVILDRGEGRFEAREVAIGLRGDGMVAIRDGVNDGDRVVVAANFLIDAESNLKAALRTLSMTENQP; encoded by the coding sequence ATGAACTTCTTTCATCTGTCGCGCGCCCTCGTCGCGGCGTTTGCGCTCGTCCTGGCCACCGCAACGGGCAGGGCTGACATCAAGGACTACGAGTTTCGTCTGCTCGAAGACGGCTTCCAACCGGGCGATGCCGTGGTCGCCGTGCGCCTCATCGACAAGCGCTCGGGCCAACCCGTGTCGGGCGCTGAAATCGTCGCCCGGCGCATGGACATGGAGCCGGACGGCATGGCCGAAATGACCACGTCGCTGGACATTCTCCCCGTGTCGGAGCCAGGGCTTTATCGTTTCAAGACGAACCTGACCATGGGAGGTCGCTGGCGCCTGTCGCTGACTGCGAATGTGCCCGGCGAGAGCGGAGTTTTGCAAAGCAGTTTGGTTGTGAAAGCCGTGTCGGCGCCCGTGCCGGCGCAGGGTAAAGGCCGGCTGCTTTATTACCGCAATCCGATGGGCCTGCCCGACACGTCGCCCGTTCCCAAAAAGGATTCGATGGGGATGGACTACTTGCCCGTCTACGAGGGCGAGGACGGCGACGGCACCACGATCAAATTATCGCCAGGCCGAGTGCAGCGCAGCGGCGTGCGGTCGGAGCTTGTAAGCCGACAGGCGATGACCCGGACGATCCGCGTGCCTGGCGTGGTGCAGCTCGACGAGCGCCTGATCTCCGTGGTGGCGCTGCGCGCCGATGCATTCATCCAAGAGGTTGCACCCGTCACCACCGGCGACCGGGTCAGCAAGGGGGCACGTCTCGCACGCATTTATTCGCCTGACATCAGTGCGGCGAGCGCGCAGTTCGTCACTGAACTGAGCGCCGCGACGCGCGGCGCGCTGGAAGGCGGGGCGCGGCAACGGTTGGAAAATCTTGGTGTTCCATCGGCGATCGTCGCTGAGATCGAGCGCACCCGGAAAGTACCTTCCACACTCAACTGGACGGCGCCACGGGACGGCATCGTACTCGAACGCAATATTGTCGACGGCATGAAGGTGGTGGCGGGCAGCACGCTCTTTCGCTTGGCTGATCTGTCGACAGTCTGGGTTGTCGCCGACGTGCCGGAGGGCGATCTGGCCGCCATCGGCGTTGGCACGTCGGCCTCCGTCCAGCTGCGCGGCCGACCGGAGAGCCGATTCACCGGCCGGATTGGCCTGATCTATCCGCAGGTGGCCGAGGCGACGCGGACAGTGAAAGTGCGGATCGAACTCGCCAATCCCGAAGGCTTGTTGTTGCCGAACATGTTTGCCGAGGTGGATATCCGCTCCGGCGATGCGGCGCCGGTGCTGGTGGTGCCCGATAGCGCGGTGATCGATAGCGGCACGCGCCGTGTCGTCATTCTCGATCGTGGCGAAGGCCGGTTTGAAGCACGTGAAGTGGCCATCGGTCTGCGGGGCGACGGCATGGTCGCGATCCGCGATGGTGTCAACGATGGCGATCGCGTCGTCGTGGCCGCCAACTTCCTGATCGACGCGGAAAGCAATCTCAAAGCGGCGCTGCGGACGCTTTCCATGACGGAGAACCAGCCGTGA